The Sphaerisporangium siamense genome includes the window CGGCGTGTGCGTCCTCGGCGGCGTGCTGATCCGGTGGCGGCTGAGCCCGTTCGGCCCGGCCTTCGGCCGGCTCATGACAGAGGGCTCCTCCCCCGAGGTCGAGCGGGAGATCACCCGGTCGGTCCGCTCCTGCCTGCCGTACGTCTACCTGATCTGGGTGATGGTGCTGACGGCGGCCTTCCTGGGCGTGGTCAAGCCGGGCACCACCGCCTTCGGCTGACGGCGGCACGGCCCCGAGACGAAGAAGTCCCCGCCGGATGTCCGGCGGGGACTTCTTCGTGCGGGAGAGGATCGGCCGGCGTCAGGCGGTGCTCTGGCGCAGCTTGCCGAGGTAGGCGGCCTGCACGCGGGGGTCGTCGCGCAGCTCCGCGCCCGTGCCCTCCACGGCGACCCGGCCGCGCTCCAGGACGTAGCCCCGGTCGGCGAGCTTGAGCGCGGTACCGGCCTGCTGCTCCACCAGCAGGACGGCCAGGCCGTGCTCCTCGTGCAGCCGCTTGAGGTAGCCGAACAGCTCCGCCACCTTGAGCGGGGCCAGGCCGAGCGACGGCTCGTCCAGCATGAGCAGCCGCGGCCCGGCCATGAGGGCGCGGGCGATGGCGAGCATCTGTGCCTCGCCGCCCGACAGCGTCCCGGCGAGCTGGGAAGCGCGCTCGGCCAGCCGGGGGAAGATGTCGAGCACCTCGGCCCGCCGCCGCTCGGCGGCGGACCGGTCGCGCCGGACGGGGAAGGCTCCGAGGTGCAGGTTCTCGATGACGGTGTGGTCGGGGAAGATCTGCCGTCCCTCCGGCACCTGGCACAGGCCGAGGGCGGGGCGCTTCCAGCCGGCCACCCCGGCCAGGTCGGAGCCGGCGAAGCGCACGCGCCCGGACACCGGCTTCAACAGCCCGGACACGGTCTTCATGGTCGTGGTCTTCCCCGACCCGTTGGGGCCGAGAAGGACGACGAACTCGCCCTCCTCGACGCGCAGGTCCAGCCCGTCGAGGGCGCGCACTCCCCCGTAGGCCGCGACGAGCCCGGAGATCTCCAGCAACGCGCTCACGCTGTCTCCTCGATGAGTTCGGGACGGCCCAGGTACGCCTCCAGCACCGCCGGGGAGCTCTGGACCCGTTCGGGGTCGCCCCGCTCGATCACCTTTCCGCTCTCCACGACGGTGATCTCGTCGCACAACCCCATGACGAAGTCGACGTTGTGCTCGATGAGGACGACCGCGAGCCCGCGCTCGCGCAGCACCCGGCACAGCCGGGCCAGGGCGTCGAGCTCGGAGGAGGTCAGCCCGGTGGCGGGCTCGTCCAGGATGAGCACCTTGGGGCGGGTCGCCACCGCGCGCACGACCTCCAGCAGCCGCTTCTGGCCGTGGGAGAGGGACGAGGCGAGCCAGTCGGCGCGGGAGGCGAGGCCGGCGAAGGCCAGCAGCTCGCGGGCCTCGGCTCGTTCGGCCCGGTCCTGCCTGCGGTAGCCGGGCGAGCGGACCGTGGCGCCGATCCAGGTGTAGGACTCGCGCATCCGCATGCCGGTGAGCACGTTGTCCAGCACGCTGACCCGCTCGAACAGGTGCGGCACCTGGAAGACGCGGGTCACCCCGGCCTCGGCGACCCGGTGCGGGGCGTGGGCGGCCTCCTCACCGAAGATCGTCACCGTGCCCGCGTCCACCCGGTGGTAGCGGGTCAGGCAGGAGACCAGGGTGGACTTGCCCGACCCGTTGGGCCCGATGATCCCGTGCACGGTGCCCGGCATGATCTTGATGTCCACCCCGTCGACGGCGTGGACGCCGCCGAAGTGCTTGACCAGGCCCACGCCCTCCAGCGCGGGCACCCCCGGCGCGGCGTCGCGGACCTCGGGCACGACGTCGGGGACCTGTTCGGGCAGCGCTTCGTCGGACGCCTCCGGCACCCGGTCGCGCCCGGCCCGCGACGCCTTCCACGTGCCGACGATCCCGCGCGGGATCAGCATCATGGCGAGCAGCAGCAGGACGCCGAGGACGAGCGTGGTGTACCGGGCCTGGTCCTTGATCAGCTCGACGAGCACGGCGATGAAGCCGACCCCGATCACGGGGCCGATCAGCGTCGAGATGCCGCCGAGGAAAAGGCCGACGAAGAAGATGATGCCGTTGTCGAGCAGGCCGACGTCGGGGTTGATGAACCCGAGCTGCAGCGCGTAGAGCGCGCCGGACAGCCCGGCGATGCCGCCGCAGACGCCGAAGAGCAGCAGCTTGGCGCGGGCGGGCGAGATGCCCATGGCCGAGGCGGTGTCGGAGGACTCGCGCACGGCCATCGCGGCCCGTCCCACGCCGCTGCGCACGATGTTGCGCTGCACGATGTAGGCGAGGACGAGGAAGCCGAGGACCACGTAGTAGAAGGCCTGCTTGGAGATCGGCGCGTCGCCCATCTTGGGGGCGATACCGCTGATGCCGACGATGCCGCCGGTGACCGCCTCCCACTCGCGTCCGGCCTCGATGACGATGAGGTTGGCCGCGAGGGTGATCATGCCGAAGTAGAGGTAGGTCGCGCGCAGGCTGACCAGCAGGACCAGCACCGCGAAGAGGGCTCCGACCGCCGTCGAGGCCGCCAGGCCGATGATCCACGAGCCGGTCGCCTTCACCACGACGTAGGCGGTGCCGTAGCCGCCGGCGAGCTGGAGGCCGCTGTGCATCATCGACAGCATCCCGCCGTACCCCATGGAGAGGTTGAGGGAGATGGTGAGGATCGCGCTGATCGCGGCGGAGGCGACGATGCCGTTGTAGTACGAGGCGTTGTAGCTGTAGTAGTCGGTGATGGCCGGCCACATGAGCAGCACCGCCGCGGCGACGACCACGAGAGCGCCGAGCACCACGGTCCGGATGCGGTGATAGAGCGGCGTGTCGAACACCGAGTTGGACACGGAGCCGGCCCGTGCCGCGGGAGCGGGGTCCGCCGTTGCCATCAGTGTGCCTCCATGGGCTTGCCGAACAGTCCGGACGGGAAGACGATGAGGATCACCGCGAGGGCCGCGAAGACCGCGAAGTTGCCGACCGTCCCGCCGACCACGCTGCGGACCACGGTGTCCAGCAGGCCGACGATCATCCCGCCGATGAGCGCGCCGCGCGGCGAGCCGACGCCGCCGATCACCGCGGCGGTGAAGCCCTTGATGGTGAAGGTCAGGCCCACTGCGGGCGCGATGAAGATGACCGGCGCGGCGAGCAGGCCCGCGACCGCGGTGATGACCGCGGCGATCACGAACGAGAGCACGATGATGCGCTGCACGGGGATGCCCATGAGCACCGAGGTGTCGGAGCTGTGCGCGGTGGCCCGGATCGCGCGCCCGTAGGTCGAGCGCCGCAGGAACACGTCGTAGCCGGCCATCACGGCGAGCGCCACGACGATGGTCAGCAGCTCCTGCCATTCCACCGAGACGCCGGCGATCTCGAAGCCGCCCGCGATGACGGGGTCGGGGCGCAGCGCGTCCACGTCGACGTATCCGAGGTTGAACAGGGATTGGAAGATCAGGGCCGCGGCGAGGGTGGCGATGATCCACGCGTAGCGCGAGCCCGAGATGCGGACCGGCAGCATGATCATGCGTTCCATGAGCACGCCCATGAGGGCGGCCACGGCGATCGTCACGACGAGGGCGAGCGCCCAGTTCATCTTCAGCAGCGCCACGATCTGGTAGGAGACCGCGGCGCCGAGGATCAGGGCCTCGCCCTGGGCGAAGTTCATGATCCTCGTCGGCTGGAAGACGATGGCCAGGGCGAGCGCGACCAGAGCGTAGACGGAACCGGCGAACAGTCCGTCGATGATCGCCTCAGGGCTCATCTGGAACGCTCCTGGAGTGTATTGCGAGGGGTGGCCCACCCTGTTCCGGGGCGCGGAACAGGGTTCTGAAAAAGTAGGGGCGACATCGATCGACTGTCAATAGGTCTGACGTTTCAAACGGGCCGGTCAGGCACGGTGCGCGTAACGCCCCGCGGGCTCGCCCACGACGTCGCCGTCCCGGAACCGCACCTGGCCGCCGACGACGGTCGTGACCGGCCAGCCGGTCAGGTCGACGCCCTCGAAGGGGCAGTGGTCCTGGCCCGACAGGCAGCGCTCGGTCGTCACCGTCTGGGTCAGGCCGGGATCGACGACGGTCAGGTCGGCGTCGAAGCCGACGGCGAGGCTGCCCTTGCGGCCCCACAGGTTGTAGGCCCGCGCCGGGTTGGCCGAGGCCAGCTCGGCGACCCGGGTGAGGGAGAGCCCCCGGCGGAGATGCCCCTCGGAGAACAGGACGGGGTAGAGCAGCGCGGTGCCGCCGAAGCCGGGGCGCGCGGGCCACAGCTCCTCGCCCTTCTCTGCCTCCATGCAGCAGGCGTGGTCGGAGGCCACCCAGTCGACGGTGCCGTCGGCGACCCGCCGCCACAGCGCCTCGTTGTCGGCCTTGGTGCGGATCGGCGGGTTGACCTTCCCGCCGAGCCCGCCCCGCGCGTCCAGCGTGTCGTGGTCCAGGCACAGGTGGTGCAGCGTGGTCTCGGCGCGCATGTCGGCCCCGCCGTAGGAGCCGCGGGCCTGGACGACGGCCTCGATCGCCTCCTGGCTGGACAGGTGCAGCAGGTTGACGTTGGTGCCGGTGTGGCTCGCCAGCGTGGTGGCCTCGCCGATGGCGACGCGCTCGGTCAACGGCGGCCGGCCCTCGTGGTAGGCGCGCAGCGTCTGCGGATCGCCCTGGGCGCGCACCCGGTCGATGAACACGCGCATCAGCTCGGACTGCTCGCAGTGCAGCGACAGCGACAGCCGCAGGTCAGGGCGCGCCTTCTGCACGGCGGCCACCTGCTCCAGGATGAGGTACAGGTGGCCGAGGTCGTACTCGTCGCCCATCGTGAAGGCGCGGGCGTCGCGGCTGTTGGCGGCCAGGTCGAAGCCCTTGTAGAACATGTAGTACTTGAACGAGGTGACCCCGTGCTCCTCGACCAGGAACGGGATCTCCGAGATCTGCTCCACGGTCATCGGCGCGAGGTGGAAGCCGTAGTCGGTCCAGGCCCGGCCCGCCACCCGGTCGAGCACCTCGGGGAAGATCTCCTTGTAGGGCCCCGTGCGCTCCAGGTAGTGCGAGCCGGTGCGGAAGTAGGACAGGACGGTGGTGGCGCCGCCCACGAGGGACGAGCGCGTCTCCTCGTAGGCGTCCAGGGCCAGGTCGCGGTAGATGCCGAGGTGGAAGTGGGCGTCGACGGCGCCGGGAAGAACGACCTTCCCGGCCGCGTCGACGACCTCGCCGGCCTCGGAGGCGGCGATGTCGTCGGCGAGGGCGGCGACCTTGCCGTCACGGACGGCCAGGTCGGCGCGGACCTCTCCGTGATAGGGAAGGACGACGGTGCCGCCCTTGATGAGCAGATCGTATCGGGACATGCGCGCGACGGCCGGCCGGACGGCCGGCCGTCACCTCCTTTCTTTGTCTGTCCACCCCATCTGGCCGGACAGTCGTGCGGTGGATTCGAGCAGCACCTCGACGCACGCCTCCACCTCGTCGCGGAACCGCTCCTGCGGGCCGCAGACGCTGATGACGGCGACCGGCCGCCCGTGGTGGTCGAACACCGGCGCGGCCACGGACGCGGCGCCCGGCATGCGCTCGCCGAACGACCGCGCCCACCCGCGCTCGCGGATGGCCGCGAGCTCGTCGCGCAGCTTCGGGACGTCGGCGATGGTCTCGCCGGTGAGCGGCTGGAGCGGACGCTGCGTCAGGTAGGTCTCGATCTCCTCGTCCGTTAAGAAGGCGAGGAACGCCTTGGACGAGCCGCCCGCGTGCAGCGGGTACGGCACGCCGAGGGAGACGCTCATGATGACCTCGCGGGCCGGGGTGACCTGGTCGACGTAGATGCGGGTCCAGCCGGTGCGGGTCGACAGGGTCGCGGTCTCGTCGGTGCGCTGGGACAGCGCCACCAGCTCGGGCGCGGCGATGCGCCGCACGTCCAGGCGGTCCAGGTAGGCCAGGCCGAGGCGCATGGCGCCGACGCCGAGGGAGTAGCGGCGGCTCGCCATGTCCAGCTCGATCAGGCCGCGGACGCGCAGCGAGGCGAGGATCCGGTGCACGGCCGCCTTCGACATGCCGAGGGCCTCGGCGATCTCGGTGACGCCGAGGGTCGGCGCGGGGGTCTCGGCGAAGTGCATCAGCACCTCGACGGCCCGCTCGACCGTCGCGATGGCCTGTCCGGTGTTCTCACGCGGCGGCACGTCGGCCTCCGCCACGGCGCGGCTCTTGGGCGGCATGTCTTCCTCCAGGAAATCGGCTGAGTCTGATCGTCAATCCTGGCGTCGAATGCCGACCCGCACCGGGAGATCGGTGACAATTCGCGTGTCGAGGAACTCCCACCAGTCGTCCTGGCTCACCCGCTGGGTCTCCCAGTCGCCGTCCGACTTGAGGCCCGCGAGCGCGGCGCGGTACGCGCCCCACCCCGCCTCGTCGTCGAACGCCGCCCAGTTCTCGATGACGTACACGTCGCCGATGGCGCTGTAGTACCAGCGCACCTCGCGGACCATCGGGAGGTCGCGGTAGAACCAGCTCTCCCGGTCCTCCAGCCACTGCCAGAACCCCCGCATGTCGCGACGCGCTCGCGGGCCGAGCTTCATCCGGTAGACGAGGTAGATCATCTCGGCGGTGTCCCCTTCTGCGGTGCGACAGCTACAGTGGGCTTGTTCCGCACACAGTAACGCTGTTTCAATAGCTTGGGAAGCCCCGGGGCGTGAGTGCCCGTCTGGTGGCATTCGAGGCATTTGTCCCAGGCAGAGCACACATCGAGGAGGCCCATTCCGTGGATGGAGAACGGACAGATCCACAGGGTCCGCAGGAGCGAACGGCGCGAACCGGGCGCCGAACCGCACCCGCGGGGCCGCTGGCCGGCCTCGTGGTCGTCGACGCGGCCACGCTGTTCGCCGGGCCGCTCGCGGCGACGATCCTCGGAGACTACGGCGCCGACGTCGTCAAGGTGGAGCACCCCAGACGCGGCGACCCGTCGCGCACCCACGGCGCGAGCAAGGACGGGATCGGCCTGTGGTGGAAGATGCTCGGCAGGAACAAGCGCGCCGTGACCGCCGACCTCGGCAGTCCCGAGGGCTCCGGCCTGCTCAAACGGCTGCTCGCCGGCGCCGACGTCCTCATCGAGAACTTCCGGCCCGGGACGCTGGAGCGCTGGGGCCTGTCCCCTGAGACGCTGCACGAGCTGAATCCGCGCCTCGTCATCGCGCGGGTCACCGGCTTCGGGCAGTACGGCCCGTACGCGCGCCGCCCCGGGTTCGGCACGCTGGCCGAGTCGATGAGCGGCTTCGCCGCCGTCACCGGCGAGCCGGACGGCCCCCCGACCCTGCCGCCCTTCGGGCTGGCCGACGGGGTCTCCGCGCTCACCTGCGTGAACGCGGTCATGATGGCGCTGCGTCACCGCGACAGGCCGGGCGGCGACGGGCACGGCCAGGTGATCGACCTGGCCATCATCGAGCCCCTGGTCACGCTCCTCGGCCCGCAGCCGCTCGTGTGGGACCAGCTCGGCCAGGTGCAGCCGCGCACCGGCAACCGCTCGGTCAACAACGCCCCGCGCAACACCTACCGCACCCGCGACGGCCGGTGGGTGGCGATCTCCACCTCCGCCGACTCGATCGCCCAGCGGGTGATGCGGCTCGTCGGGCACCCGGAGGTGATCGACGAACCGTGGTTCGCCGCCGGCGCGACCCGTGCCGAGCACGCCGACCTGCTGGACGGGTACGTCGGAGGCTGGATCGCCGAGCGCGACCTGGACACCGTCGTGGCCGAGTTCGAGCGCGTCGAGGCGGCGGTCGCGCCGATCTACGACGTCCGGGACGTGTTCGAGGACCCGCAGTACCGGGCGCTCGACACGATCACCACCGTCCCGGACGACGACCTCGGGCCGCTGCGTATGCAGAACGTGCTCTTCCGGCTGTCGGAGACGCCCGGCTCGATCCGCTGGACCGGCCGGGAGCGCGGCGCCGACAACGCAGACGTATGGGGCGGCCTCGGCGTGAGCGCCGACGAGCTCGCCGCCCTGCGAGAAAAGGGAGTGGTCTGATGTCCTTGTGGCGGCATCTCGGCGACGCGAAGGTCGTCGACCTCGCGCAGCCGATGCGCACGGGCATGCCCCAGTCGCCGAACCACCCGCGGTTCAGGATGGTCATCGAGCGCCGGCACGGCGACATGGTCCGCGAGGACGGCGGCTCGGCCGCCAACGAGGTCATCCTCACCGGCGGCCACGTCGGCACCCACGTCGACGCCCTCGGGCACGTCTCCCAGGACGGCTACGTGCACGGCGGCATCGAGGCCTCGGGCATCCAGTCGCACCTCGGCCTGTCCCGGCACGGCATCGAGACGTTCCCACCGTACGTCGGGCGGGCCGTGCTGCTCGACGTGACCGCCGTGCACGGGGTGGACGTGCTGCCCCCCGGCTACGAGGTCACCCCCGGCGACCTGGAGGCGGCCCGGCGCAGGGCCGGCGTGGAGCTGCGCGGCGGCGAGGCCGTGCTCATCGGCACCGGCTGGTCCCGCGAGTGGGACCGTCCCGCCCGGTTCACCGGCGAGGAGGGCGGCGTGCCCGGGCCCGGCCCGGACGCGGCGCGCTGGCTGGTCGGGCACGGCGCCGCCGTGGTCGGCGGCGAGACGATCGCCTTCGAGCACATCCCCGCGGGCCGCGGCCACGCCACGCTGCCCGTCCACCGGATCCTGCTGGTGGAGGCGGGCGTGAACATCGTGGAGACGATGCGCCTGACCGAGCTGATCGCCCTCGGCGTCCCCGAGTTCCTGCTGGTGCTGAACCCGCTGCCCGTCGTGGGCGCCACCGGCGCGCCCGTGCGGCCTCTCGCGGTGCTGGCGGCATGACCGTCGTCCGCGTCCTCGCCGAGTTCGCCGCCGCCGCCCGCGCCGGCCTGCCCGAGCCGATCACCGCCGACGTGACCGGGCGCGTGCTCGACACCCTCGGGAACTGCCTCGCCGCGCAGGAGCTCACCGGCCCCGCCGAACCGCACGAGGCCGTGCTGCGGATGGCGGGCGGCTGGGGAGGCACGGGCGAGTCGTCGGTCATCGGCCGCGCGCTGCCCCTTCCCGCGCCCTCGGCGGCGCTGGTCAACGGCACCTTCGCGCACGCGCTCGACTTCGACGACACCCACCTGCCCTCGGTGCTCCACCCCTCGGCCTCCGTCGTGCCCGCCGCGCTGGCCGTGGCCGAGTCGGTGGGTGCCTCGGGCGCCGAGCTGTGCCGGGCGGTGGCCGTGGGCGACGAGATCACCAACCGGCTGGGGATGGCGTCCTACCTCCCGGAGCTGCGCAACTCCCTGTTCTTCGAGAAGGGCTGGCACGCCACGTCGATCTGCGGGACCATCGGCGCCGCCGCCGGGGCCGCCCTGCTGATGGGCCTGGACGCCGAGGGCATCGCCCACGCGATGGGCATCGCGGCCAGCATGGGCGCCGGCGTCATCGAGGCCAACCGCACCGGCGGCACCGTGAAGCGGGTCCACTGCGGCTGGGCCGCCCACGCCGGCGTGGTCGCGGCGGCGATGGCGGCGGAGGGCGTGACCGGGCCGCCCACCGTCTTCGAGGGCCGGTTCGGCTTCTTCACCGCGTTCCTCGACGGCCGCTACGACCAGGCCGCCATCACCGCCGGGCTCGGCGAGCGGTGGGAGCTGCTCAGGACCGTCTACAAGCCCTACCCCTCCAACCACTTCACCCACCCGGGCATCGACGCCGCCCTCGCCCTGCGCGCCGAGGGGCTGCGCCCCGAGGACGTCGCGGAGGCCGAGCTCGGCGTGGCCGCCGCCCCGCTGCGGACCATCGGCGAGCCCTACGAGGAGAAGGTGCGCCCGCGCACGCCCTACCACGCGAAGTTCTCCGGCCCCTACACCGTGGCCAGCGCCCTCATCGGAGGCGGCGGCCTCGGGCTGCACCTCGACGACTTCACCGAGGCGGCCTTCCGCGACGAGCGGCGGCTCGCGCTGGCCGCCAAGGTGCGCGTGGTCCCCGACGCGGAGTGCACCGAGGAGTTCCCCCGCGCCTTCTCCGCGGTACTGCGGGTCCGCACCATCGACGGGCGCCGCCTTGAGCATCGGGTCCACTCCTCACGCGGCGGGCCAGAACACCCGCTGACGCTGGACGAGCTGCAGAGGAAGTACGAGCTCAACGCCGCGCGCGTGCTGCCCGCCGGGGCCGTGGCAGCGCTGGCGGAGCAGGTACGCGGCCTGCCGGCCCGCGCCAAGGTCGCCGGCCTGCTGGACGCCACGCTGATCGGCACCCCATGAGAACGGCGGCGGCCCGCACCCCTGTGGGGGACGGGCCGCCGCCGCGTCTTTCGTGCTCCTGGTGCCGCATCATGCAATGTAATTACCCACTTGACCGATAGGGATAATTCGGATTCGATGTGGTCATGACATCGACCGCCTGGAGTGGGCACGGCTTCCACGCCACTGTGCGGCGTCACATCGACTTGGCGCGCGTGAGCAGCGCCTTGTGTCGCCCGGTTCGCCACCGCTGATTCTCCCGCCTCCCATTCGGGCGCCACCTTCTGTGCCCGCAGCCGTTCGCACGCCTGGATGGACTTCACCCTGTTCGAGACTCGAATGTCTCGGCACGTATTCATCGACATCAAGCGATGGACCATGTATCCCGAGAAAGGGTGCGGTATGAACGCCCACAAGCCACATCGTCGCCGATCGAAACTCTTGGGGGCCCTGCTCATCGCATCCGCGAGCATCACCTACGCGGGTGTGAAACTCGACAGTTCGCCGGCGTCGGCGGCGACGACCCAGCCCAACATCGTCTTCATCCTCACCGATGACCTCAACGAGGACGTCTTCGGCAAGGACGCCGGACTCCAGACACTCCTGACCAGTCAGGGAACCACATTCAACAAGCAGTTCGTCGAACTGTCGCTGTGCTGCCCATCGCGGGTGTCCACGCTGCGCGGGCAGTTCGCACACAACACGGGCATCTACACCAACGATGCCGCCTCCGGCGGAGGATTCCAGTCCTTCTACGGCAAAGGACTGGAGAACTCGACCGTCGCCACCTGGCTGCAAAGCGCCGGGTACCGCACCGGGTTCTTCGGTAAATACCTCAACGGGTACCCCAACGGAGCGCCCAGCAGGACCTACATTCCGCCTGGGTGGACGCGCTGGTTCAGCCCCAACGGCGGAAGCCCGTATTCGGAGTACGACTACGACGTCAACGACAATGGCACGACAGTCCACTTCGGCGGCGCACCGTCGGACTACGGCGTTGACGTGATCTCTCGCAAGCTGACCACCTTCATCAAGAACACCACCACCAACTACCCGGACAAGCCCTTCTTCACCTACGTCGCCCCCCACGTCCCCCACGGACCGGCCACACCGCCGCCGCGCTACGACGGCATCTACCCCAACGCCAAGGCTCCCCGCACCCCGTCTTTCAACGAGGACGACGTCAGCGACAAGCCGGCCTGGATCCGCAACAAGCCCAAGCTCACCGCCGCCCAGATCAACAACATCGACGCCTTCTACCAGAAGCGCAGAGAATCCTTGCGCGCGGTCACCGACCTCGTCCAGGACACGATCGACACTCTGCGGGCGCAAGGCGTACTCGACAACACCTACATCGTCTTCACCTCGGACAACGGCTTCCACCAGGGCCAGCACCGCCTGAACTCCGGCAAGAACACGGCCTACGAGGAAGATCTCAACGTCCCGCTGGTCATCCGCGGACCCGGCGTCCCCGCCGGGGCGGTCGTCAACGCCTTCACCCTCAACGTCGACCTCGCCCCCACTTTCGCCGAACTGGCCGGAGCAACCGCGCCCGCCTTCGTCGACGGCCGCTCACTCGTGCCGTTCCTGCGCGGCACCACACCATCGCGGTGGCGCCTGGCGTTCCTCAACGAGCATGCCGGACCCAGCACCCTGAACACCAACACCCTGAACAACCTGCTGGAACCCCAAGATCCCGGCGACGCACAAGCGCTCGCCTCCGGAGGCGCCCCCATCTACGTCGGCCTGCGGGCCAAACCCAACACGCTCGGCGTGAACGCGGCGTTGAACTACGTCGCCTACAACACCGGCGAACATGAGCTGTACGACCTGTCCGCCGATCCCTACCAGCTCGACAACTCCTACAACAGCGCCGCCCCCGCGCTCAAACAGAGGCTCGACACCTGGGTCTCCAGACTCAAGAACGCCTCTGGGCAGACATTGCGAGACGCGGAAGAGAACCCGCCACAGTAGAGGCGGCTCGGCGACGGTTCAGGCGTCGCCGGACGGCCAGCTGCGGACCAGCACGCGGCCGGGCG containing:
- a CDS encoding IclR family transcriptional regulator, whose product is MPPKSRAVAEADVPPRENTGQAIATVERAVEVLMHFAETPAPTLGVTEIAEALGMSKAAVHRILASLRVRGLIELDMASRRYSLGVGAMRLGLAYLDRLDVRRIAAPELVALSQRTDETATLSTRTGWTRIYVDQVTPAREVIMSVSLGVPYPLHAGGSSKAFLAFLTDEEIETYLTQRPLQPLTGETIADVPKLRDELAAIRERGWARSFGERMPGAASVAAPVFDHHGRPVAVISVCGPQERFRDEVEACVEVLLESTARLSGQMGWTDKERR
- a CDS encoding ABC transporter ATP-binding protein, translated to MSALLEISGLVAAYGGVRALDGLDLRVEEGEFVVLLGPNGSGKTTTMKTVSGLLKPVSGRVRFAGSDLAGVAGWKRPALGLCQVPEGRQIFPDHTVIENLHLGAFPVRRDRSAAERRRAEVLDIFPRLAERASQLAGTLSGGEAQMLAIARALMAGPRLLMLDEPSLGLAPLKVAELFGYLKRLHEEHGLAVLLVEQQAGTALKLADRGYVLERGRVAVEGTGAELRDDPRVQAAYLGKLRQSTA
- a CDS encoding branched-chain amino acid ABC transporter permease; the protein is MSPEAIIDGLFAGSVYALVALALAIVFQPTRIMNFAQGEALILGAAVSYQIVALLKMNWALALVVTIAVAALMGVLMERMIMLPVRISGSRYAWIIATLAAALIFQSLFNLGYVDVDALRPDPVIAGGFEIAGVSVEWQELLTIVVALAVMAGYDVFLRRSTYGRAIRATAHSSDTSVLMGIPVQRIIVLSFVIAAVITAVAGLLAAPVIFIAPAVGLTFTIKGFTAAVIGGVGSPRGALIGGMIVGLLDTVVRSVVGGTVGNFAVFAALAVILIVFPSGLFGKPMEAH
- a CDS encoding MmgE/PrpD family protein: MTVVRVLAEFAAAARAGLPEPITADVTGRVLDTLGNCLAAQELTGPAEPHEAVLRMAGGWGGTGESSVIGRALPLPAPSAALVNGTFAHALDFDDTHLPSVLHPSASVVPAALAVAESVGASGAELCRAVAVGDEITNRLGMASYLPELRNSLFFEKGWHATSICGTIGAAAGAALLMGLDAEGIAHAMGIAASMGAGVIEANRTGGTVKRVHCGWAAHAGVVAAAMAAEGVTGPPTVFEGRFGFFTAFLDGRYDQAAITAGLGERWELLRTVYKPYPSNHFTHPGIDAALALRAEGLRPEDVAEAELGVAAAPLRTIGEPYEEKVRPRTPYHAKFSGPYTVASALIGGGGLGLHLDDFTEAAFRDERRLALAAKVRVVPDAECTEEFPRAFSAVLRVRTIDGRRLEHRVHSSRGGPEHPLTLDELQRKYELNAARVLPAGAVAALAEQVRGLPARAKVAGLLDATLIGTP
- a CDS encoding dihydroorotase, with translation MSRYDLLIKGGTVVLPYHGEVRADLAVRDGKVAALADDIAASEAGEVVDAAGKVVLPGAVDAHFHLGIYRDLALDAYEETRSSLVGGATTVLSYFRTGSHYLERTGPYKEIFPEVLDRVAGRAWTDYGFHLAPMTVEQISEIPFLVEEHGVTSFKYYMFYKGFDLAANSRDARAFTMGDEYDLGHLYLILEQVAAVQKARPDLRLSLSLHCEQSELMRVFIDRVRAQGDPQTLRAYHEGRPPLTERVAIGEATTLASHTGTNVNLLHLSSQEAIEAVVQARGSYGGADMRAETTLHHLCLDHDTLDARGGLGGKVNPPIRTKADNEALWRRVADGTVDWVASDHACCMEAEKGEELWPARPGFGGTALLYPVLFSEGHLRRGLSLTRVAELASANPARAYNLWGRKGSLAVGFDADLTVVDPGLTQTVTTERCLSGQDHCPFEGVDLTGWPVTTVVGGQVRFRDGDVVGEPAGRYAHRA
- a CDS encoding putative leader peptide, with the translated sequence MTSTAWSGHGFHATVRRHIDLARVSSALCRPVRHR
- a CDS encoding CaiB/BaiF CoA transferase family protein is translated as MVVDAATLFAGPLAATILGDYGADVVKVEHPRRGDPSRTHGASKDGIGLWWKMLGRNKRAVTADLGSPEGSGLLKRLLAGADVLIENFRPGTLERWGLSPETLHELNPRLVIARVTGFGQYGPYARRPGFGTLAESMSGFAAVTGEPDGPPTLPPFGLADGVSALTCVNAVMMALRHRDRPGGDGHGQVIDLAIIEPLVTLLGPQPLVWDQLGQVQPRTGNRSVNNAPRNTYRTRDGRWVAISTSADSIAQRVMRLVGHPEVIDEPWFAAGATRAEHADLLDGYVGGWIAERDLDTVVAEFERVEAAVAPIYDVRDVFEDPQYRALDTITTVPDDDLGPLRMQNVLFRLSETPGSIRWTGRERGADNADVWGGLGVSADELAALREKGVV
- a CDS encoding cyclase family protein — its product is MSLWRHLGDAKVVDLAQPMRTGMPQSPNHPRFRMVIERRHGDMVREDGGSAANEVILTGGHVGTHVDALGHVSQDGYVHGGIEASGIQSHLGLSRHGIETFPPYVGRAVLLDVTAVHGVDVLPPGYEVTPGDLEAARRRAGVELRGGEAVLIGTGWSREWDRPARFTGEEGGVPGPGPDAARWLVGHGAAVVGGETIAFEHIPAGRGHATLPVHRILLVEAGVNIVETMRLTELIALGVPEFLLVLNPLPVVGATGAPVRPLAVLAA
- a CDS encoding branched-chain amino acid ABC transporter ATP-binding protein/permease, coding for MATADPAPAARAGSVSNSVFDTPLYHRIRTVVLGALVVVAAAVLLMWPAITDYYSYNASYYNGIVASAAISAILTISLNLSMGYGGMLSMMHSGLQLAGGYGTAYVVVKATGSWIIGLAASTAVGALFAVLVLLVSLRATYLYFGMITLAANLIVIEAGREWEAVTGGIVGISGIAPKMGDAPISKQAFYYVVLGFLVLAYIVQRNIVRSGVGRAAMAVRESSDTASAMGISPARAKLLLFGVCGGIAGLSGALYALQLGFINPDVGLLDNGIIFFVGLFLGGISTLIGPVIGVGFIAVLVELIKDQARYTTLVLGVLLLLAMMLIPRGIVGTWKASRAGRDRVPEASDEALPEQVPDVVPEVRDAAPGVPALEGVGLVKHFGGVHAVDGVDIKIMPGTVHGIIGPNGSGKSTLVSCLTRYHRVDAGTVTIFGEEAAHAPHRVAEAGVTRVFQVPHLFERVSVLDNVLTGMRMRESYTWIGATVRSPGYRRQDRAERAEARELLAFAGLASRADWLASSLSHGQKRLLEVVRAVATRPKVLILDEPATGLTSSELDALARLCRVLRERGLAVVLIEHNVDFVMGLCDEITVVESGKVIERGDPERVQSSPAVLEAYLGRPELIEETA